Proteins encoded by one window of Kribbella flavida DSM 17836:
- a CDS encoding M23 family metallopeptidase yields the protein MRRSPLSPLRPGRASGAVRRGLALKAGLGLALATGLAGAAQAAPVPQGPASAADAGAASAAGATALPVTLRSAQQALPARSTQSLAQAVAADALAQSAETRTVAPAQAAARLAAAQRELVVDVRSATAGWARGVAYIEAPKTEHAAPQGWLFVARQVGGRWVTGLEGDQEFAGFVATSPLVPVAERASLKAFAEKKASATNGTLAATGLLLPWMPDYYMTMSGGPHAWDGGSGPWSSLDFAGGNASGIVRSSGSGTATSMCGAGGGWTRVIHPNGFSTDYYHMHSTTYYNGTAVGRSAYLGVIGVDVCAGGAASGAHVHWGLRTYDAAMNGQYTNLHGRGIGGWTFYHGTAQYGGYAVRNGVTAYPGHAIYNRLS from the coding sequence ATGCGCAGATCTCCGCTGTCTCCACTTCGACCTGGCCGTGCTTCCGGCGCGGTCCGGCGCGGCCTGGCCTTGAAGGCCGGCCTCGGACTGGCCCTCGCGACCGGCCTGGCCGGCGCCGCCCAGGCTGCGCCCGTACCGCAAGGCCCGGCCTCGGCCGCGGATGCGGGCGCAGCGTCCGCCGCGGGTGCGACCGCACTGCCGGTCACCCTGAGGTCAGCTCAGCAGGCGCTTCCGGCCCGGTCGACCCAGTCCCTCGCCCAGGCCGTCGCCGCTGACGCGCTCGCCCAGAGCGCCGAAACCCGCACCGTCGCCCCCGCGCAGGCTGCCGCTCGGCTGGCCGCCGCCCAGCGGGAACTCGTGGTCGACGTCAGGTCGGCGACCGCCGGCTGGGCCCGGGGCGTCGCCTACATCGAAGCCCCGAAGACCGAGCACGCCGCTCCGCAGGGCTGGCTGTTCGTCGCTCGGCAGGTCGGCGGTCGCTGGGTGACGGGCCTGGAGGGTGACCAGGAGTTCGCCGGCTTCGTGGCGACCTCTCCGCTCGTACCGGTCGCCGAACGCGCCTCCCTCAAGGCGTTCGCGGAGAAGAAGGCCTCCGCCACGAACGGCACCCTCGCCGCGACCGGCCTGCTGCTGCCGTGGATGCCGGACTACTACATGACGATGTCCGGCGGCCCGCACGCCTGGGACGGCGGCTCCGGCCCGTGGAGCAGCCTGGACTTCGCCGGCGGCAACGCCAGCGGCATCGTCCGCTCGTCGGGTTCCGGCACCGCGACCTCGATGTGCGGCGCCGGCGGAGGCTGGACCCGGGTGATCCACCCGAACGGCTTCTCGACGGATTACTACCACATGCACAGCACGACGTACTACAACGGAACGGCGGTCGGCCGCAGCGCCTACCTCGGCGTCATCGGCGTCGACGTGTGCGCCGGCGGAGCAGCCAGCGGAGCCCACGTGCACTGGGGGCTGCGCACGTACGACGCCGCGATGAACGGCCAGTACACCAACCTGCACGGTCGCGGGATCGGCGGCTGGACCTTCTACCACGGCACCGCGCAGTACGGCGGCTACGCGGTCCGCAACGGCGTCACCGCCTACCCGGGCCACGCGATCTACAACCGCCTGAGCTGA
- a CDS encoding GH1 family beta-glucosidase, giving the protein MAERGSIGRRAVLVAAASGAAAVLAGCRGDGEPEAAPTTPATRRVELPAGLALGVATSAYQIEGAVGADGRGRSIWDEFCAVPGKIDDSSSGAVAADHYRRWEADLDLLTELGVASYRFSIAWPRIFPQGTGTVNPKGLDFYRRLVGRLRERGISPVATMYHWDLPQALQQRGGWENRDVAGWFGDYAETLVKALDGVDSWLTVNEPKIIVQQGYQRGWMAPGRRDEVAAGKVLHHLNLAHGRAVQAFRASGSKQARIGPCLAITPCYPFDESPESRQATRLADVTENTLYLEPLLKGSYPALTGALDPRAAGALRAAVRDGDLAVISEPVDFLGVNYYSPAVVDPTGEMLKRYPVSAAGWQQIHPGGLTDLLVRLHRDYGLEIVVAENGLPDTAGESPDADETRIGFLRDHLAATQAAMSQGVKVRAYHAWTLLDDFEWARGYTQRWGLVHVDFPSQRRTPKKSARWYADVIRTRSLELG; this is encoded by the coding sequence GTGGCGGAGCGGGGATCGATCGGTCGCCGGGCGGTGCTGGTGGCGGCTGCGTCCGGGGCGGCGGCCGTGCTGGCGGGCTGTCGCGGCGACGGTGAACCCGAGGCGGCACCGACCACGCCGGCCACTCGGCGGGTCGAGCTGCCGGCCGGGCTCGCGCTGGGCGTCGCGACCTCGGCGTACCAGATCGAGGGCGCGGTCGGGGCGGACGGCCGGGGCCGGTCGATCTGGGACGAGTTCTGCGCTGTGCCCGGCAAGATCGACGACAGCAGCTCCGGCGCGGTGGCGGCTGACCACTATCGCCGCTGGGAAGCGGATCTGGACCTGCTGACGGAGCTGGGCGTGGCCAGCTACCGCTTCTCGATCGCCTGGCCGCGCATCTTCCCGCAGGGCACCGGCACGGTGAACCCGAAGGGTCTGGACTTCTACCGTCGGCTGGTCGGCCGGCTCCGCGAGCGCGGCATCTCGCCGGTGGCGACCATGTACCACTGGGACCTGCCGCAGGCACTGCAACAACGGGGCGGCTGGGAGAACCGGGACGTGGCCGGCTGGTTCGGGGACTATGCGGAGACCCTGGTGAAGGCGCTGGACGGCGTCGACAGCTGGCTGACCGTCAATGAGCCGAAGATCATCGTGCAGCAGGGATACCAGCGCGGCTGGATGGCGCCGGGCCGCCGGGACGAGGTCGCGGCCGGCAAGGTGCTGCACCACCTGAACCTCGCCCACGGCCGCGCGGTCCAGGCGTTCCGGGCGTCCGGGTCGAAGCAGGCGCGGATCGGTCCGTGCCTGGCGATCACGCCGTGCTACCCGTTCGACGAGTCGCCGGAGTCCCGGCAGGCGACCCGGTTGGCCGACGTCACCGAGAACACGCTGTACCTCGAACCGCTGCTCAAGGGCAGCTATCCGGCGCTCACCGGCGCCCTGGATCCGCGGGCCGCCGGAGCGCTGCGCGCCGCGGTCCGCGACGGCGATCTCGCGGTGATCTCGGAGCCGGTCGACTTCCTGGGCGTCAACTACTACTCGCCGGCGGTGGTCGACCCGACCGGCGAGATGCTCAAGCGGTACCCCGTGTCGGCGGCGGGCTGGCAGCAGATCCACCCGGGCGGCCTGACCGATCTGCTGGTCCGCCTGCACCGCGACTACGGCCTCGAGATCGTCGTCGCGGAGAACGGCCTGCCCGACACCGCCGGTGAGTCACCGGACGCGGACGAGACCCGGATCGGCTTCCTGCGCGATCACCTCGCCGCCACGCAGGCCGCGATGAGCCAGGGCGTCAAGGTGCGCGCGTACCACGCCTGGACCTTGCTCGACGACTTCGAGTGGGCCCGGGGCTACACGCAGCGGTGGGGTCTGGTCCACGTCGACTTCCCGAGCCAGCGACGGACGCCGAAGAAGTCCGCGCGCTGGTACGCCGACGTCATCCGCACCCGCAGCCTCGAGCTCGGCTGA